A portion of the Thunnus albacares chromosome 5, fThuAlb1.1, whole genome shotgun sequence genome contains these proteins:
- the LOC122982924 gene encoding uncharacterized protein LOC122982924 isoform X1, translated as MDLLELEIHIPVEAEVKNIPVWSLPNSVIKRMGLPPPASEGSKTRTDAPEGIWICPTVIRRKSQNPASHAGNNVKENMSSLLYREFRAAQGPLQMSFVSSNCTAYKLLQDIMPGKKVSSHTSHTSLLPHGSALKTDQDAIVIYHGRIYLIIKNPKRSRSQEVSQEPQPVAQSSLHSTSAVSSDSQEKASLEPADRELQKKRLRVTLPRISLKQDLLTKTDIYSTTEMLHTDQELLNDNKPNNKDAGRKRPARFQTQGDQEEVANLDSDEDETQDLDRQEAESTDQNNSMDSNMQIDYQNGNHSWTRRDPQSSASACTSPQQSCDFKELERKEKIARLKAKLRENEVDLHNKHSTK; from the exons ATGGACCTTCTTGAACTGGAAATCCACATCCCAGTGGAGGCTGAGGTGAAAAACATTCCCGTGTGGAGCTTACCAAACTCAGTGATCAAGAGAATGGGCCTGCCCCCGCCTGCATCTGAGGGCTCCAAGACCCGTACGGACGCCCCAGAAGGTATATGGATTTGTCCAACAGTCATACGGAGGAAAAGCCAGAATCCAGCCTCCCACGCAGGAAAcaatgtgaaagaaaacatgtccTCACTGCTGTACAGAGAGTTTCGGGCTGCGCAGGGTCCCCTCCAAATGTCTTTCGTTTCCTCCAACTGCACAGCTTATAAGTTGCTGCAGGACATCATGCCTGGGAAGAAGGTCTCCTCACACACCTCTCATACATCCCTCTTACCTCACGGCTCGGCGCTCAAAACCGACCAAGATGCTATCGTCATCTACCACGGACGCATTTACCTGATCATCAAGAACCCCAAACGAAGCAGGAGTCAAGAAGTGTCACAAGAACCACAGCCGGTGGCCCAGTCCTCCCTTCATTCAACATCAGCGGTGTCATCTGATAGCCAGGAGAAG GCTTCTCTTGAACCTGCAGACAGAGAACTACAGAAGAAGAGATTGCGTGTCACTTTGCCCCGAATCTCCCTAAAACAGGATCTTCTCACCAAAACAGATATCTATTCCACTACAGAGATGCTGCACACAGATCAG gagctGCTAAATGACAACAAGCCAAACAATAAGGATGCTGGAAGAAAGCGGCCTGCTCGCTTCCAGACTCAAGGGGACCAGGAGGAGGTGGCCAACCTTGACAGCGATGAAGATGAGACACAAGACCTGGACAGACAAGAAGCCGAAAGTACAGATCAAAACAACAGTATGGACAGTAATATGCAAATAGACTATCAAAATGGCAACCACAGCTGGACCAGGAGGGATCCTCAGAGTTCAGCTTCTGCCTGTACGTCACCACAACAGTCATGTGACTTCAAGGAGCTGGAACGAAAGGAGAAGATCGCTCGGTTGAAGGCCAAGCTCCGAGAGAACGAAGTTGATCTTCACAACAAGCACTCGACAAAATGA
- the LOC122982924 gene encoding uncharacterized protein LOC122982924 isoform X2 yields MDLLELEIHIPVEAEVKNIPVWSLPNSVIKRMGLPPPASEGSKTRTDAPEGIWICPTVIRRKSQNPASHAGNNVKENMSSLLYREFRAAQGPLQMSFVSSNCTAYKLLQDIMPGKKVSSHTSHTSLLPHGSALKTDQDAIVIYHGRIYLIIKNPKRSRSQEVSQEPQPVAQSSLHSTSAVSSDSQEKELLNDNKPNNKDAGRKRPARFQTQGDQEEVANLDSDEDETQDLDRQEAESTDQNNSMDSNMQIDYQNGNHSWTRRDPQSSASACTSPQQSCDFKELERKEKIARLKAKLRENEVDLHNKHSTK; encoded by the exons ATGGACCTTCTTGAACTGGAAATCCACATCCCAGTGGAGGCTGAGGTGAAAAACATTCCCGTGTGGAGCTTACCAAACTCAGTGATCAAGAGAATGGGCCTGCCCCCGCCTGCATCTGAGGGCTCCAAGACCCGTACGGACGCCCCAGAAGGTATATGGATTTGTCCAACAGTCATACGGAGGAAAAGCCAGAATCCAGCCTCCCACGCAGGAAAcaatgtgaaagaaaacatgtccTCACTGCTGTACAGAGAGTTTCGGGCTGCGCAGGGTCCCCTCCAAATGTCTTTCGTTTCCTCCAACTGCACAGCTTATAAGTTGCTGCAGGACATCATGCCTGGGAAGAAGGTCTCCTCACACACCTCTCATACATCCCTCTTACCTCACGGCTCGGCGCTCAAAACCGACCAAGATGCTATCGTCATCTACCACGGACGCATTTACCTGATCATCAAGAACCCCAAACGAAGCAGGAGTCAAGAAGTGTCACAAGAACCACAGCCGGTGGCCCAGTCCTCCCTTCATTCAACATCAGCGGTGTCATCTGATAGCCAGGAGAAG gagctGCTAAATGACAACAAGCCAAACAATAAGGATGCTGGAAGAAAGCGGCCTGCTCGCTTCCAGACTCAAGGGGACCAGGAGGAGGTGGCCAACCTTGACAGCGATGAAGATGAGACACAAGACCTGGACAGACAAGAAGCCGAAAGTACAGATCAAAACAACAGTATGGACAGTAATATGCAAATAGACTATCAAAATGGCAACCACAGCTGGACCAGGAGGGATCCTCAGAGTTCAGCTTCTGCCTGTACGTCACCACAACAGTCATGTGACTTCAAGGAGCTGGAACGAAAGGAGAAGATCGCTCGGTTGAAGGCCAAGCTCCGAGAGAACGAAGTTGATCTTCACAACAAGCACTCGACAAAATGA
- the igf3 gene encoding insulin-like growth factor 3 — protein LLLPHYKTAGLLSVCTDRMHSSRCPSARSLTLKVLFARICMLYSTICLAGWPLASEAARLRCGSDLLSDLIFVCGDRGIYLGKGMWSGYGARPRGKGIVDKCCRSAGCELHHLEMYCAKPKSQQHTTAHPTTTTAQHTTTQTDTEQQFQEVFQKRLLEHMGAPGSPKREAYRKKTQPSRRQKSKDSSSRRKMNSQHTTSRPSSTFRSPSQRMTTF, from the exons ctcctgctGCCTCACTATAAGACTGCAggtctgttgtctgtctgcacAGACAGGATGCACTCCTCACGCTGCCCTTCTGCAAGATCATTGACACTGAAG GTGTTGTTTGCTCGGATCTGTATGTTGTACTCTACCATATGCCTGGCGGGCTGGCCACTCGCCTCAGAAGCAGCCAGACTCCGCTGTGGCTCTGACCTGCTCAGTGACctcatatttgtgtgtggtgATCGTGGAATCTATTTAG GTAAAGGTATGTGGTCTGGTTATGGTGCACGGCCCAGGGGGAAGGGGATAGTGGACAAATGCTGTCGATCAGCCGGCTGTGAACTGCATCATCTGGAGATGTATTGTGCTAAACCTAAGAGCCAGCAGCACACAACAGCTCACCCAACCACGACCACTGCACAGCATACCACTACACAAACAGACACG GAACAGCAGTTCCAAGAAGTATTTCAGAAGAGGCTTTTAGAGCACATGGGGGCACCCGGCAGTCCAAAGAGGGAGGCTTatagaaagaaaacacagcctTCACGCCGACAGAAAAGCAAAGATTCATCATCACGCAGGAAGATGAACTCACAGCACACAACCAGCAGGCCTTCTTCTACCTTCAGGAGTCCCTCTCAGAGAATGACCACCTTCTAA